In Pseudobythopirellula maris, a single window of DNA contains:
- a CDS encoding cold-shock protein, which produces MAEGTIKRITDKGFGFISIGGDKDLFFHHSNVEGAAFDDLREGQQVTYNPGQGPKGPRAENVTPV; this is translated from the coding sequence ATGGCTGAAGGCACGATTAAGCGGATCACGGACAAGGGTTTTGGGTTCATCAGCATTGGTGGCGACAAGGACCTGTTCTTCCATCACTCGAACGTTGAGGGCGCCGCCTTTGACGATCTGCGTGAGGGTCAGCAGGTGACGTACAACCCCGGTCAGGGCCCCAAGGGTCCGCGGGCTGAGAACGTGACGCCCGTCTGA